The Longimicrobiaceae bacterium DNA window CCCCTCCTTCCTCAACCCGTTCGACCCGTTCGACCGCGCCTTCAACTTCGGCCTCTCCATCCAGCTCCCCGTCTTCGACGGGTTCCGCAGCTCGGCGCAGGTGGCGCAGGCGGACGCCGGGCGCACCCGGGCGCAGGAGACCCTCCGCGCTACCCGGCTCGCCGTGGAGCGCGAGGTGCGCAGCGCCCTGATCGACCTGGAGAACGCCTTCCGGGCCTCGCAGCTCTCCGAGCGGGCCGCCCGGCTGAGCCGCGACCGGCTGGAGATGGCGCGCGAGCAGTACCGCCTGGGGGCCATCTCCTTCACCGAGCTGCAGCAGGTGGTGGACCGCACCGCGCAGGCCGAGCGCGACGCGCTGCGCGCCCGCTTCGAGTTCGCCAACGCGCTCGCCACGCTCCAGGAGCGGGTGGGCGCGCCGGTCGGGGCCTGACCCGGAGACGCCGCGCATGTCGCTCCCCAAGCTCGCCATCACCCGCCCCGTCGCCGTCGCCATGTTCTTCCTGGGCGTGGTCTTCCTGGGGGTGCTCTCCTTCGTCCGCCTCCCCATCGACCTCCTCCCGGACGTCGCCTACCCGCGGCTGGTGGTCTACACCACCAACCCCGGCGTGGCCCCGGCGGAGGTGGAGCGCTTCCTGACGGAGCCCATCGAACAGGCGGTGAGCACCGTCCCCGGCGTGCAGAAGGTGGAGAGCGTGAGCCGCGAGGGGAGCTCGCTGGTGACGGTGCGCTTCGCCTGGGGCACCGACATGGACTTCGCCGCGCTGGGCGTCCGGGAGAAGCTGGACAACCTCCGCGACGCCCTCCCGGAGATGTCTTCGCGCCCCACGGTGCTGCGGACCGACCCGCGCAGCGAGCCGGTCATGGCGCTCTCCGTGGCCGGACAGCGCGACCTCCCCGCCCTCAAGGAGCTGGCCGAGTCCGTGTTCCGCCGCCGGCTGGAGCAGATCGACGGGGTGGCGCAGGCCACGGTGACGGGCGGGCTGGAGCGGGAGATCCAGGTGGAGGTGGACCCGCACCTGATGGAGAGCCACGGCCTCACCATCGCAGACCTTTCCGCGACGCTGGCCGCCGCCAACGCGAGCGCCCCCGGCGGGACCATCCGCCGCGGGCGCTACCGCTACTCGCTCCGCACCCTGGGCGAGTTCCAGAGCGTGGAGGAGATCGGGCGGGTCCCCGTCACCCGCGGCGGGGTGCAGGGCGCGCTGGGGCAGTCCGCGGCGGGTGCAGGTGCGCAGGCGGGCGCCGCCCCGCGGGGGGAGCTCCTGCTGCGCGACGTGGCGCGGATCACGGACGGCTTCCGTGAGCGTGAGTCCATCGCCCGGTTCAACGGCCAGGAGGCGGTGGGGCTGCTGGTGTTCAAGGGCGTCGAGGCCAACACCGTCCGCGTCGCGGAGGAGGTGGAGAAGGTCCTGGCGCAGCTCCGGCGCGAGTACCCCGAGGTGAAGCTGGAGGTGGCGATGAGCCAGGCCGGGTTCATCTCCGACGCGCTCGCCAACGTGGTGCAGGAGGTGATCCTCGGCGGGATCCTGGCCTTCCTGGTGCTCTTCCTCTTCCTGCGCGAGGTGCGCTACCCCATCGCGGTGGCGCTCGCCATCCCCATCTCGCTGATCGCCACCTTCGCGCTGCTGCAGGCCGCGGGCGTCTCGCTCAACCTGCTCAGCCTGGGGGGGCTGGCGCTGGGCGTGGGGATGCTGATGGACAACTCCATCGTGGTGCTGGAGAACATCTTCCGGCACCGCGAGCGGGGGCTGGGCCCCGCCGCCGCCGCCGCGCTGGGCGCGGAAGAGGTGCAGCGGGCGATCACGGCGTCCACGCTCACCACGATCGCGGTCTTCGGCCCCATCGTGTACGTGGAGGGGGTCGCCGGAGAGCTGCTGGGCGCGCTGGCGCTGGCGGTGGCCTTCTCGCTCCTGTCCAGCATCGGGGTGGCGGTGACGCTCCTCCCCATGCTGGCGGCGCGCTGGGGCGAGGGCGCGGGCCGCCCCCCGGGGCGGATCTCCCGCGCCTTCAGCCGCGTCTTCGGGCCGGGACTGGACGCCTTCGACCGCGGCTTCGCGCGCTTCACCGGCGCCTACGAGCGGCTGCTCGCGCTGGGCATGGCGCACCGGGCGCGGACCCTCGGCATCGCCTTCCTGCTCCTGGGCGTCGGCGTGGCGGTGGGGCTCTCGCTGGAGCGGAGCGTCCTCCCCGACGTGGACCAGGGCGCCTTCCGCGCGCGGCTGGAGATGCCGCGCGGCACCGCGCTGGAGGGGACGGCGGAGGAGGCGGCCCGCCTGGAAGCCCTCTTCCGCGCCGACCCCGCCGTGGAGGCGGTGTTCACGCGCGTCGGCCGGCAGACGGCCATCGCGGGGATGGACGAGTCGGAGAGCGGGACGCACACCGCCACGCTGGAGGTGCGGCTGCGCGGCGGCTCCGGCACGGAGGAGACGCTGCGCCGGCTCCGGCCGGCGCTCGCCGCCCTCCCGGCGGGGACGGTCGCCATCGAGTCCGGGCAGGCCACCGCGCTCGGGAGGCTGCTGGGCGGCGGGGACTCGGACCTCGCGGTGCGCGTCCGCGGCGAGAACCTGGACGCCGCCCTCGCGCACGCCCAGGAGGTGCGGAACCGGCTCGCCGGGGCCTCCGCCGTCACCAACGTGCGCCTGGGCACCGAGATGGGGCAGCCGGAGATGCGGGTGGAGATCGACCGGGAGCAGGCCGCCCGCTTCGGGATCGAGCCCCGGAAGGTGGCCGAGACGGTGGAGGCGTACATGAAGGGCACGCGGGCGACGGAGTTCGTGGACTTCGACCGCAAGGTGCCCGTGGTGGTCCGTCTCCCGGAGGCGGAGCGGCGCTCCCTGGCGACGCTGGAGACGCTGCGCGTGGACGGGGTGCCGCTCCGGGAGCTGGTGCGGGTGCACACCGCCTCCGGCCCCTCGGAGATCCGGCGCATCGACCAGAGCCGGGTGGTGGTGGTGCACGCGGACGTGGCCTCCGGCGGGGTGGACGAGGCGGTGGGGGCGGTGCGCGCCTCGCTCGCCTCGCTCCCCGCGCCGCACGGGCTGCGGACCGAGATCGGCGGGGAGAACGAGGAGATGCGGAAGGGCTTCCGCGCCCTGGCCTTCGCCTTCCTCCTGGCGCTGCTCCTGGTCTACATGCTCCTGGCCGCGGAGTTCGAGTCGCTGCTGCACCCCTTCATCATCCTCCTGGCCGTCCCGCTCGCCGCGGTGGGCGCCACGGTGGCGCTCTGGGTGGCCGGGGCGGGGATCAACACCATGAGCCTGATAGGCATGGTGATCCTGGTGGGGATCGTGGACAACGACGCGGTGGTGAAGGTGGACTTCATCAACCAGATGCGGCGCGAGGGGATGAGCCGCCGCGAGGCGATCTTCGCCGCCGGGCACGCCCGCCTCCGCCCCATCGTGATGAACACCGTCACCGCCATGCTCGGGATCCTCCCCATGGCGCTGGCCATCGGCCCCGGGGCGGAGCTGCAGGCCCCGCTCGCGATCGCGGTGTTCGGCGGGCTCCTTTCCGCGACGGCGCTCACGCTGGTGGTGATCCCCGTCGCCTACGACGTGCTGGAGGAGCTGGGGGAGCGGATCGGCGCCTGGTTCGGCGGCCCCGCCCCGGCTCCCGCGGCCGCGCCCGAGCCGGCCGTGGGCGCCGGCGCCGGGGTCGCCATGGGCGACTGACACCGACCGGCGATCAGACAGGTGATCCGCCTCTCCATCCGCCGCCCCATCGCCGTCGCTATGGCGTACGCGGCCGTCGCCCTCCTGGGGGTGGCGGCCTGGCTCCACATCCCGGTGGAGCTGCTCCCCGAGACGCAGCTCCCCCGGCTCAACGTGAGCGCCACCTGGCGCGGCGCATCGCCCGAGGCCACGGAGGCGTTCCTGACCTCGCCGCTGGAGGCCGCCATCCAGCAGGTGCGCGGGGTGGAGAAGGTCTCCTCCGTGTCCGAGGAGCAGAACGGCGCCGGCAGGGCCAGCATCTCCGTGGAGTTCGCGCGGGGGACGGACATGGACTTCGTCCGGCTGGAGCTTTCCGAGCGGCTGGCGGCGCTGGACGAGGACCTCCCCGAGGGGGCGGGCCGTCCGACCGTGGAGAGCTACGTCCCCCAGGAGTTCCAGGACCAGAACCGCCCCTTCCTCCGCTACACCGTCACCGGCCCGTACACGACCGAGGCGCTCCGCGCGTACGTGGACGAGACGATCGCCCCGGAGCTGCGCCAGGTGGACGGCGTGGCCGACGTGCAGGCCCAGGGCGGGCGCGGCCGGCTCCTGGAGATCGCGGTGGACGAGAAGCGGGCGCTGGCGCTGGGGCTGGACCCGGAGCGGATCCGCACCCGCATCCGGGAGCTGGAGTACGTCCGCGAGGCCGGGGTCGTGCGCGAGGGGGGGACCGAGCACACCCTGGCGATCCGCCAGCGGCCGGAGAACGCCGCGGAGGTGCGGCGCCTCCCGCTGCTCACCGACGGCGGGCGCATCGTGCGGCTGGAGGACGTCGCCGTGGTCCGCGACACCTACGAGGACCCGGTCGCCCACTACCGGATCGACGCCCAGCCCGCCGTGTCCTTCGTGGTCATGAAGGAGATCGGCACCAACGCCGTGCAGGTGGCGGACCGGGTCAAGGCGCGCCTGGAGCAGCTCGCGCCCGCCCACCCCCGCGGCGCGCGGCTGATCCTGGACGACGACGAGAGCGACGCCATCCGCGCGCAGCTCACCGACCTGCGCGGGCGGGCGCTCTCCGGCGGGGTCATCGTCTTCGTGGTCCTCCTCTTCTTCCTCCGCTCCTTCCGCTCCGCCGCGATCGTCTTCTCCAGCATCGCCTTCTCGGTCCTCATCACGCTCAACCTGATCTACTTCGGCGGGCTGACGCTGAACGTGCTGACGCTGATGGGGCTGGCGATGGGGTTCGGGCTGGTGATCGACAACTCGGTGGTGGTGCTGGAGAACATCTTCCGCCGGCGCAAGCTGGGCGACCCGGTGGAGGAGGCGGCGCGCCGCGGCGCCGGGGAGATGGTGCTCCCGGTGCTCGCGGCGACGGCGACCACCATCATCGTCTTCGTCCCCTTCGTGTACCTGCAGGGGGAGCTGCGCCTCTTCTACGTCCCGCTTGCCATCGTGGTGGGGTTCACCAACCTGGCGAGCCTGTTCGTCACCTTCACCTTCATCCCCGCCCTGGCCGGGCGCCTCCTCGGCGCGAAGGGACCCTGGAGCCGCGAGCCCGCCGCCGCGAACGCCGCAGCGGCGCCGCCCGTGGAGGAGCGCCCCCCGCTCTACGTCCGCGTGTACGGGGGGATGATCCGCGGCTCGCTCCGCTGGCCCTGGGTGGTGATGGTGGCCTCGCTGCTGGCGCTGGGCGGGTCGTGGTACCTGTTCGACAAGTACGTCACCCGCGGGACGGTGTGGCGCCCCTGGTGGGAGCAGCAGTCGTACATTGCCATCAACGTGAACCTCCCCCGCGGCGAGGAGCTGGCGCGCACCGACGAGCTGACCCGCTACTTCGAGGAGCGGCTGCGGGCCATGCCGGAGGTGGAGCGCTTCGTCACCAACGTGTACCCACAGGCGGCGCGGATCCGTGTCACCTTCCCCGATTCGCTGGAGAACACCGGCATCCCGGTGGCGGTCAAGGAGCAGATGGAGGCGTACAGCCACCTCTTCGGCGGGGCGGAGGTGCGCGTCTACGGCTACGGCCCCTCCTTCTACGGCGGCGGCGGGAGCCCGCCCAACTACTCCATCCAGGTCCTGGGCTACAACTACGAGACGGTCCGCGGCATCGCGGAGGACCTGGGGGAGCGCCTGAAGCGATTCTCCCGCATCCAGGACGTGGACACCAACTCGTCCGGCGCGTGGTACTCGCGCGACAAGGCCACGGAGGCGGTGCTGCGCGTGGACCGGCAGCGGCTGGGGATGCACGCGCTCTCCGCGCGGGACGTGGTCGGCCGCGTCGCCACGGCCGTGGGCGGGCAGTCGCGCAAGGACGTGCTCCGCATGGGGGGGGAGGAGCTGAGCTTCGCCATCCGCACCGGCGACCGGGAGCGGATGGACCTGCTCGCCCTGCAGGAGCTGCTGATCCCCGCCCCCTCGGGCGAGGCGGTGCGCCTGGCCGACGTGGCGACGCTGGAGGAGCGCGAGGTGCTCTCGCGCATCCTCCGTGAGGACCAGCAGTACCAGCGCACCATCAGCTACGAGTTCCGCGGCCCCACCAAGCTGGGCGACCGCGTGCGCGACGCCGTCGTGGCATCCACGCGCCTCCCGGCCGGATACACCATCATTGGCAAGGAGGAGTGGCGCTGGTCGGACGAGGAGCGGGGACAGATCTGGGGGGTGCTCGCAGTCTCCCTGGTGCTGATCTTCATGGTGACCGCCGCCCTCTTCGAGTCGCTGCGCCTCCCGCTCTGTGTGCTGGGGACGGTGCCCATGGCGCTGATCGGCGTCTTCCTAACCTTCTTCTTCACGGACGCCAGCTTCACGCGCGAGGCCTTCATCGGGGTGATCATGATGGGCGGGGTGGTGGTGAACAACGCCACGCTCCTGGTGGACCACGTCAACCAGCTCCGCCGCCGCGAGGGGCTCGCGCTGGAGCCCGCCATCGTGCAGGGGACGCTGGAGCGGGTGCGCCCCATCCTGATGACCAGCGCGGTCACCATCCTGGGCCTCCTGCCACTGGTGGTGCTCAGCGAGGCTGCGGACGCCAACATCTGGAACGCGCTCGGCTACGCGCTCCTGGGCGGGCTCGCCAGCTCAACGGTGCTGGTGCTCACCGTCACCCCCGCGCTGTATCTCCTCTTCGAGCGCGGGCCGGAGCGGAGGAAGCTGGCCGCGCGCACGATCCCCGTTCCTCCCCTCCCCCACCCGGAGCCGGTATGACGTACTCGCATCCGCGGCCTCTCGCCCTCGTTCCGCTCGCCGCCCTCGCTCTCGCCGCCTCCGCCTGCGGGCGCGACGGCGGCGCTGCCGCGGGACGGTGGGAGGGCACCGTCGACACCCTGCCCGGCGGCGCCGTGCGGGTACAGAACCCCGAGCACGGCATCTGGAAGGCGGGAGAGGGGTGGATGCTGGTGGAGGAGCTCCGGATCGGCTCGGCCGAGGTGGACGGGCCGGAGCTGTTCGGCCAGGTGGCGGCCCTTACGGTGGATCCGCTGGGGAGGATCTACGTCCTGGACGACCAGGCGAAGGAGGTGCGTGTCTTCGACGCCCGGGGGAAGCACGTCCGCTCCTTCGGGCGGAAGGGGGGCGGGCCGGGGGAGTTCGAGAGCCCCGGCTCCCTCGACTGGGACCCGCAGGGGCACCTCTGGATCGTGGACCAGAGCAACGCCCGCTTTTCGGTGTTCGACACCGCGGGCGCCTTCGTGACCAGCCACCGGCGCCGGGGCGGGTTCTCCATGGTACCCTGGCCCGGTGGGCTGGACGCGCAGGGGCGCGTGTACGACGCAGCCATGCTCCCGGGAGGGACGCTGTTCCGCACCGGGCTGGTGCGGCTGGACGAGCAGTTCGAGCCCGCCGACACCTTCCGCACGCCGGAGTACGAGCAGGCCGCGTTCTTCTACAAGGACGAGAAGGGGACCACCCGCATGTCCGCGGCGGTCCCGTTCAGCCCCGCGCAGACGTCGAGGCTGGACCGGGAGGGGCACCTGTGGATCGGGACCACGGACCGCTACCGCCTGCACCGGATCACCATCGCGGGAGACACCACGCGCATCGTCGAGCGCCCCTTCACGCCCGTCGCGGTCTCCTCCAATGAAAAGGACGAGGCCGTGAAGAACCTGAAGTGGTTCACCGACCAGGGGGGGAAGATCGATCCGTCCCGCATCCCCGGGAAGAAGCCCGCCTTCACCGGCTTCCAGGTGGACGAGGAGGGCTATCTCTGGGTCTGGCCTGCGGTCGCGGAGGGGGAGGAGGGGAGCGTGATCGACGTCTTCGACCCGGAGGGGCGCTATCTCGGGCAGATCCGCTCGGAGGCGAAGATCGGGGCCCGCGGGAGGTTCGTCGTGCGCGGCGACCGCCTCTACACGGTGGTCACCGACGAGCTGGAGGTCCCGTACGTGGTGCGCTACCGGATCCAGGGGCGGACGCCTGCGGGAGCCTGACCGCCGATTCCCGGTGAACGCAAAACGGGCGGCTCCAGGCAGATGAGCCTGGAGCCGCCCGCTCTCGTGCTGGCGCCGAACCGACCCGCGGCTCAGCTCCCCGAGCCGGAACCGGAGCCGGAGCCGGAGCCCTGCCCGCTCCCGGACACCACGCGGATGGGGATGGGGTTGGGGACGACGACCTCGTAGCGCTGCTTGCGGTTCTCCCGCGCCTGCCGGTACCACGCCTCGTCCTTCCCCGCGCCCCCCGCCTCCACCACCTGCCGCGCCAGCTCCAGCGCCACCTGGTTGGACACGCGGAAGGAGCCGTGCGAGACCGCCTTCCCCAGCGACGACTCGTCGTTGGTGCCGTGGATGCTGTTCGGCGCCTGGTACACGAGCTGCGCCCGGCCTAGCGGGTTCTCCGGGTCACCCGGCTCCTTCACCTCCTCGTCCTTGGCCCACTCCTCCTGGGGCGGGATCCAGCGGGGGTTCCAGATCACCTGGCCGATGGTCCACTCGCCCGTCGGGGTGGGCCACTCCTTGCTCCCCACCGCCACCGGGTGCGTCGTCACCTGCTGTCCGTCGCGGTAGACGTACAGCTTGCGCTCCGCCAGGTTCACCTCCAGGCGCATCGGCGGCGGCGAAGGGGGCTGCGGCTGCACCGCCGGCGCCGGCGCCACCTGGGGCTGCGGAGCGGGCTGCGCCTCGGGTGCCTGCACGACCTGCCGCTGCGCCACCGCGTCAGCCTCGTCGTCGCCGCCCCCACACCCGGCCAGGAGCGCGGGGATCAGCGCCGCGCCCGCGAACGTTCGGAACAGTCGTAGCATCTGCGATCTCCTCTCCAGGGTTCGCGCGGTCCTGAAGCAAAGACTGTGCGACACGGACCGTCCGCCCGCGGCGGGGCCGCTATCCGGCCGCCGCGGGCGCGCTCCCCGGCTCCGGCCTGGGGCGCGTGTACTCCTCGATCCCCATCCCCAGCCCCAGCGTCGCGAGCACCAGCACCGCCCCCGTCCAGAAGGGCACCCCCACCCCCAGGTGGTCGAACGCCCACCCCGCCCACAGCGGCGCCAGCACGCGCGCCGCACCGCCGTAGCTCTGCTGCACCCCCATGTACACCCCGCGCTCGTACGGCGGGATCACCCGCGACAGGATCGAGGTGATGCAGGGGAAGGTGAAGGCCGTCCCCAGCGGCACCAGCGCCAGCGCCCCCATCAGCGCCAGCGTGCGCAGCGGCACCTCCACCACACCCCACCCGCCCGGGAGCACGGAAAGGTCCAGCGTGGCCGCCCCCCCGATCCTCCACGTCAGCGGGAGGAGCGCCAGCCCCGACGCCAGCAGCATCTGCCCGATCCGCGACAGCCGCGCCTCCCCCAGCCGGTCCACCGCCCGCCCCAGGACCACCGCCCGCGCCAGCACGGAGATGGCCCCGTTGTAGGCGTACACCAGGCCGATGGTCTTTTCCGTGACCCCGAAGCGCGTGGCGAGGAAGAGCGCCAGCAGCGCCGTCATCATCTGGAAGGCCCCCATCCCGATGGAGTAGATCCAGATCATCCGCGGCGCGGGCTCCCGCGGGTGGGCGAGCACCTGCCAGACCACCTCCCGGGGCCGCACCGGGCGGGTGGTGGACGACCGCGACCGCGCCCCCGCCACGTCGTGCGACTCCTCCAGGAAGAACCAGGCGAACACCATGTTGGCGACGCAGAGCCCGGCCGCGAAGAGCCCCGGGGCGTGCTCGCTGATCCCCATGCTGAGCGATCCGATCACCGGCCCGATGGTCACGCCCACGTTGGTGGCGGCGGAGAGCCACCCCAGGCTCCGGGCGCGGTTCTCCGGCTCGGTGGCGTCGGCGACGTACGCCTGGATCACGCCCACCGTCCCGCCGCCCGCCCCCTGCACCAGGCGGGAAAGGAGGAGCACCCAGAGCGAGCCGGCGTAGGCGAAGATCACGTACGCGATGGCCGAGGCGCCCAGCCCCACCAGGAGCGCCGGGCGCCGCCCGAACCGGTCGGAGACCCGCCCCCAGAGCGGGGCGCTGAGGAGCTGCGCGACGGCGTACGCCGAGACGAGGACCCCCACCACCAGCCCGCCCCCGCCCATCCGCACGGCGTAGAAGGGGAGGAGGGGGATCACCATCAGGAGCCCCACCATGTCCACGAACGCCGTGACCATCAGGACGGCGAGCTTCCCGAACCGCTTATCCAGGGGTCACCTGCGGCCCGGATGGCGGGCGCGGACGCGGACGCCCCGGAGACGGCGGGCGTCTCCGGGGCGGGGCGCGGACGCTGCGGCGGACGGGGTTCCGCGGGCGGTCTTCATGCCCCCGAATGTACCCGCCTCCCGGACCCGGGCGAAAGCCCCGCGCGGGGGCTCACGCCGCCCCCGGGCTCGCGGCGGGGCCGCCCACCAGCGAGGGAACGGCCACGGCGCGGGGCACGAGGTGGGAGATGGAGTTCGCGTAGTAGCGCAGCAGGGGGAGCTCCTCCTCGCGCGCCGAGAAGAGCCCCTCCGCGTCCTCGTGCACGACGCGCCGGAGGACCAGCATCCGCAGCCCCACGGTGAGCGCGTAGTCCCGGTCCCGCCGCGGGACGTAGATGCGCGCCCCGGACGCCTCCAGCTCCCCGATCAGCCTGTGCAGCTCGGCCTTGAGCTCCAGCTCCCCCCACGCGCGCCGGGGAGCGCGCGCGAACACCGTCGCCACCAGGGCCACCGGGACCACCGGGATGGTCCGCCCCACGGCCTCCATCAGCGTGCGCCCCAGCTCCTCCACGCGCGCGCGCCGCTCCTCCGGAGGGAGCGAGGTGAAGTCCACGCCGTGCCCGGCGCAGTACTCCCGCATGGACACCGGCGAGCCGAAGTTTACGCACGCGTAGCCGAAGCGGTACCAGCGGTTGCGGGCGGCCAGGAGGAGGTTGCGGCCCACGAAGCGCAGCGTGTTCGCCACGCCGCGGAGGCGGCCGGGCCGGGGCGCCTCCGGGTCCAGGTCCCGGAGCAGGGTGCGGTCCTCCAGCACCCGGTCGTAGTTGATCCCCACAGGGACGAAGACCAGGTCGCGCTCGCCACACGGGTCCCAGGAGCGGACCAGGTAGTCCAGCAGGCCCAGCTTCGGCGGGCGCAGCTTTCCGTCGCGGCTCAGGCCGCCCTCCGGGTAGACGGCCTGCGTGACCCCCGCCGCGGTCGCCATCGCCACGTAGCGCTCCAGCACCCGCCGGTACAGCTCGTCGCCGGAGTTGCGGCGGACGAAGTAGGCCCCCATGGAGCGGATCAGCATGTGCAGCGGCCAGATGCGCGCCCACTCCCCCACCGCGTAGCTGACCGCCGCCCGGCTGGCGGCCAGGTACCCCACCAGCACGTAGTCCATGTTGCTGCGGTGGTTCATCACGAACACCACCGCGGCGCCGCTCCGGATGCGGGCCAGCCCGTCCTCGTCCGCGTACCCCAGCCGCACCCGGTACAGCAGCCGCGCCACGCGCCGGCCGATCCAGTACCCCACGCGGAAGTACAGGTACGCGTTGAAGGCGGGGACGATCTCCCGTGCGTAGCGCTCCACGCGCGCCATGACCACCTCGCGCGGGACCCCGCCCTCCCGGGCGTGGGCGTCCACCGCCTCCATGACCCGCGGGTCGTAGGTGAGCCGGTCGATGAGCACCTGGCGCTTGGTGAGCTTGAACGGCGGCAGCTCGATGCGCAGCCGGGTGTTGATCTCCTCGATCACCCGGTTGGTCCGCTGCCGGACGAACCAGCGGGCGCCGGGGACCAGCAGCCGGTCCAGCACCGACCAGGCGGCCAGGACGCCCAGGAGGAGGAGCAGCCAGAGGGGGAGGGCGACGGACTGCGTCATGGGGACGCTCCGGGGCGGGGGTCGCGCAGCGCGCCGGGAGACGGGGGCGCATGGAGGCAAGGTAACGCGGCGGCGGGAGCCAGGGAACGATCGGCGCCGGCGCGCCGCACGCGGAGCCCCTCGCCCGCCGGATCCGGCACCGGGCCCGCCCGCGCGGGTATGGAGCGCATCCGCGGCCCCGGGCCGCCCCCTACGCTCCAACCCACGACCGCCGATGACGCGCGATCCCTGGTTCTGGCTCGCGCTCTTGGCGGCCCTCTCCGTGGCGGTGCTGTTCGTACAGGGGCTGCGCGGCGCGCGCTCCCTCCGCCGCCTGGACGAGGTCCCCCCCGTCCCGGACGCGGAGGCGCCGCCCGTCTCGGTGGTGATCGCCGCGCGCAACGAGGAGCGCGACATCGAGCACGCCCTCGCCTCGGTGCTGGCGCAGCGCTACGGCCCGCTCGAGGTGGTGGTGGTGGACGACCGCTCGGCAGACGCCACCGGCGCGATCCTGGACCGCATGGCGGCGGAGAACCCCCGCCTGCGGGTGGCGCACGTGGCGGAGCTGCCGCCCGGGTGGCTGGGGAAGAACCACGCCCTGCACGTGGGCGCCGCGGCGGCGCGGGGGGAGTACCTGCTCTTCACTGACGCCGACGTGGTGATGGAGCCGGACACCCTCGCCCGCGCGGTGGGCTACGTGCGCGCGCACGGGATCGACCACGCCGCCGCGGGGCCCCGAGTGGAGCTGCCGTCGCTGCCGCTCCGCGTCTTCGTGGTCCTCTTCACCCTCTTCTTCTCCATCGCATTCCGCCCCTGGAAGGCGCGCGACCCGCGGAGCCCCGCCCACGTCGGCGTGGGCGCCTTCAACCTGGTGCGCGCGGAGGCGTATCGCGCCGC harbors:
- a CDS encoding TolC family protein yields the protein AGHRVGAARGQRWPRVNADLGYNRSFRGPDYEAVPSFLNPFDPFDRAFNFGLSIQLPVFDGFRSSAQVAQADAGRTRAQETLRATRLAVEREVRSALIDLENAFRASQLSERAARLSRDRLEMAREQYRLGAISFTELQQVVDRTAQAERDALRARFEFANALATLQERVGAPVGA
- a CDS encoding efflux RND transporter permease subunit; protein product: MSLPKLAITRPVAVAMFFLGVVFLGVLSFVRLPIDLLPDVAYPRLVVYTTNPGVAPAEVERFLTEPIEQAVSTVPGVQKVESVSREGSSLVTVRFAWGTDMDFAALGVREKLDNLRDALPEMSSRPTVLRTDPRSEPVMALSVAGQRDLPALKELAESVFRRRLEQIDGVAQATVTGGLEREIQVEVDPHLMESHGLTIADLSATLAAANASAPGGTIRRGRYRYSLRTLGEFQSVEEIGRVPVTRGGVQGALGQSAAGAGAQAGAAPRGELLLRDVARITDGFRERESIARFNGQEAVGLLVFKGVEANTVRVAEEVEKVLAQLRREYPEVKLEVAMSQAGFISDALANVVQEVILGGILAFLVLFLFLREVRYPIAVALAIPISLIATFALLQAAGVSLNLLSLGGLALGVGMLMDNSIVVLENIFRHRERGLGPAAAAALGAEEVQRAITASTLTTIAVFGPIVYVEGVAGELLGALALAVAFSLLSSIGVAVTLLPMLAARWGEGAGRPPGRISRAFSRVFGPGLDAFDRGFARFTGAYERLLALGMAHRARTLGIAFLLLGVGVAVGLSLERSVLPDVDQGAFRARLEMPRGTALEGTAEEAARLEALFRADPAVEAVFTRVGRQTAIAGMDESESGTHTATLEVRLRGGSGTEETLRRLRPALAALPAGTVAIESGQATALGRLLGGGDSDLAVRVRGENLDAALAHAQEVRNRLAGASAVTNVRLGTEMGQPEMRVEIDREQAARFGIEPRKVAETVEAYMKGTRATEFVDFDRKVPVVVRLPEAERRSLATLETLRVDGVPLRELVRVHTASGPSEIRRIDQSRVVVVHADVASGGVDEAVGAVRASLASLPAPHGLRTEIGGENEEMRKGFRALAFAFLLALLLVYMLLAAEFESLLHPFIILLAVPLAAVGATVALWVAGAGINTMSLIGMVILVGIVDNDAVVKVDFINQMRREGMSRREAIFAAGHARLRPIVMNTVTAMLGILPMALAIGPGAELQAPLAIAVFGGLLSATALTLVVIPVAYDVLEELGERIGAWFGGPAPAPAAAPEPAVGAGAGVAMGD
- a CDS encoding efflux RND transporter permease subunit; this encodes MIRLSIRRPIAVAMAYAAVALLGVAAWLHIPVELLPETQLPRLNVSATWRGASPEATEAFLTSPLEAAIQQVRGVEKVSSVSEEQNGAGRASISVEFARGTDMDFVRLELSERLAALDEDLPEGAGRPTVESYVPQEFQDQNRPFLRYTVTGPYTTEALRAYVDETIAPELRQVDGVADVQAQGGRGRLLEIAVDEKRALALGLDPERIRTRIRELEYVREAGVVREGGTEHTLAIRQRPENAAEVRRLPLLTDGGRIVRLEDVAVVRDTYEDPVAHYRIDAQPAVSFVVMKEIGTNAVQVADRVKARLEQLAPAHPRGARLILDDDESDAIRAQLTDLRGRALSGGVIVFVVLLFFLRSFRSAAIVFSSIAFSVLITLNLIYFGGLTLNVLTLMGLAMGFGLVIDNSVVVLENIFRRRKLGDPVEEAARRGAGEMVLPVLAATATTIIVFVPFVYLQGELRLFYVPLAIVVGFTNLASLFVTFTFIPALAGRLLGAKGPWSREPAAANAAAAPPVEERPPLYVRVYGGMIRGSLRWPWVVMVASLLALGGSWYLFDKYVTRGTVWRPWWEQQSYIAINVNLPRGEELARTDELTRYFEERLRAMPEVERFVTNVYPQAARIRVTFPDSLENTGIPVAVKEQMEAYSHLFGGAEVRVYGYGPSFYGGGGSPPNYSIQVLGYNYETVRGIAEDLGERLKRFSRIQDVDTNSSGAWYSRDKATEAVLRVDRQRLGMHALSARDVVGRVATAVGGQSRKDVLRMGGEELSFAIRTGDRERMDLLALQELLIPAPSGEAVRLADVATLEEREVLSRILREDQQYQRTISYEFRGPTKLGDRVRDAVVASTRLPAGYTIIGKEEWRWSDEERGQIWGVLAVSLVLIFMVTAALFESLRLPLCVLGTVPMALIGVFLTFFFTDASFTREAFIGVIMMGGVVVNNATLLVDHVNQLRRREGLALEPAIVQGTLERVRPILMTSAVTILGLLPLVVLSEAADANIWNALGYALLGGLASSTVLVLTVTPALYLLFERGPERRKLAARTIPVPPLPHPEPV
- a CDS encoding 6-bladed beta-propeller; protein product: MTYSHPRPLALVPLAALALAASACGRDGGAAAGRWEGTVDTLPGGAVRVQNPEHGIWKAGEGWMLVEELRIGSAEVDGPELFGQVAALTVDPLGRIYVLDDQAKEVRVFDARGKHVRSFGRKGGGPGEFESPGSLDWDPQGHLWIVDQSNARFSVFDTAGAFVTSHRRRGGFSMVPWPGGLDAQGRVYDAAMLPGGTLFRTGLVRLDEQFEPADTFRTPEYEQAAFFYKDEKGTTRMSAAVPFSPAQTSRLDREGHLWIGTTDRYRLHRITIAGDTTRIVERPFTPVAVSSNEKDEAVKNLKWFTDQGGKIDPSRIPGKKPAFTGFQVDEEGYLWVWPAVAEGEEGSVIDVFDPEGRYLGQIRSEAKIGARGRFVVRGDRLYTVVTDELEVPYVVRYRIQGRTPAGA
- a CDS encoding L,D-transpeptidase, producing the protein MLRLFRTFAGAALIPALLAGCGGGDDEADAVAQRQVVQAPEAQPAPQPQVAPAPAVQPQPPSPPPMRLEVNLAERKLYVYRDGQQVTTHPVAVGSKEWPTPTGEWTIGQVIWNPRWIPPQEEWAKDEEVKEPGDPENPLGRAQLVYQAPNSIHGTNDESSLGKAVSHGSFRVSNQVALELARQVVEAGGAGKDEAWYRQARENRKQRYEVVVPNPIPIRVVSGSGQGSGSGSGSGSGS